In one Nicotiana tomentosiformis chromosome 6, ASM39032v3, whole genome shotgun sequence genomic region, the following are encoded:
- the LOC104085977 gene encoding endonuclease III homolog 1, chloroplastic isoform X2, translated as MSFCLVRNTALLPLVPTRIQTISSAKMPITRSSFKRETPSETNPGSEGSGGSSVPELRVFVRRKRVKKTVEVIAKEVKEESSAQKFVKLPDIEDFSYLKDHMYSQSTPAKTVHLTGEKSLSQLTRKVRPPPNWEKVLEGIRKMRSSEDAPVDSMGCEKAGSSLPAKERRFAVLVSSLLSSQTKDQVNHGAIQRLLQNGLLAPDAIDTKNEDTIKSLIYPVGFYTRKASNLKKIAKICLSKYDGDIPSSLEELLLLPGIGPKMAHLVMNVAWNNVQGICVDTHVHRICNRLGWVSRPGTKQKTRTPEETRESLQLWLPKEEWVPINPLLVGFGQTICTPLRPRCAICAVSDLCPSAFKEVSSPSSTPKK; from the exons ATGTCTTTCTGTCTTGTGAGAAACACTGCACTTCTTCCCTTAGTCCCAACTCGGATTCAAACAATTTCCTCCGCCAAAATGCCAATAACGCGAAGCTCCTTCAAGCGAGAAACCCCTTCTGAGACAAACCCAG GTTCTGAAGGCTCAGGTGGAAGCTCCGTTCCTGAACTTCGTGTTTTCGTCCGGAGAAAGAGAGTGAAAAAGACTGTTGAAGTTATAGCCAAAGAGGTCAAGGAAGAATCTTCTGCCCAGAAA TTTGTTAAACTGCCTGATATAGAGGATTTTTCCTATTTGAAGGACCATATGTATTCCCAGTCAA CACCTGCCAAAACTGTGCATTTGACTGGAGAAAAATCTTTATCCCAGTTGACACGAAAAG TGCGACCACCTCCGAACTGGGAAAAAGTTCTTGAAGGAATCcgcaagatgagatcctctgagGATGCACCTGTAGACTCCATGGGTTGTGAGAAAGCTGGGAGTTCTCTTCCTGCCAAG GAAAGAAGATTTGCGGTCCTAGTATCATCACTCTTGTCAAGCCAGACCAAAGATCAAGTTAATCATG GAGCTATCCAGCGTCTCCTGCAAAATGGCTTGCTTGCTCCAGACGCCATTGACACAAAAAATGAAGACACCATCAAGAGCTTGATATATCCG GTGGGGTTTTACACGAGAAAGGCTAGCAACCTGAAAAAGATAGCAAAAATTTGTCTTTCAAAGTATGACGGGGACATTCCTAGTTCTCTGGAGGAATTGCTTCTACTCCCAGGAATTGGTCCCAAGATGGCTCATCTA GTTATGAATGTTGCATGGAACAACGTTCAAGGGATATGTGTAGATACTCATGTGCATCGTATTTGTAATCGACTTGGATGGGTATCACGTCCCGGAACAAAGCAG AAAACTAGAACCCCTGAGGAGACTAGGGAGTCCCTGCAGCTTTGGCTTCCGAAGGAAGAATGGGTGCCAATCAATCCTCTCTTG GTAGGTTTTGGACAGACCATATGTACTCCTTTAAGACCACGTTGTGCAATCTGTGCGGTAAGTGATCTCTGCCCATCCGCATTCAAAGAGGTGTCAAGCCCATCTTCCACTCCCAAAAAGTGA
- the LOC104085977 gene encoding endonuclease III homolog 1, chloroplastic isoform X3, whose translation MSFCLVRNTALLPLVPTRIQTISSAKMPITRSSFKRETPSETNPGSEGSGGSSVPELRVFVRRKRVKKTVEVIAKEVKEESSAQKFVKLPDIEDFSYLKDHMYSQSTPAKTVHLTGEKSLSQLTRKEIKSISLSDSVRPPPNWEKVLEGIRKMRSSEDAPVDSMGCEKAGSSLPAKERRFAVLVSSLLSSQTKDQVNHGAIQRLLQNGLLAPDAIDTKNEDTIKSLIYPVGFYTRKASNLKKIAKICLSKYDGDIPSSLEELLLLPGIGPKMAHLVMNVAWNNVQGICVDTHVHRICNRLGWVSRPGTKQECCLISYLFALR comes from the exons ATGTCTTTCTGTCTTGTGAGAAACACTGCACTTCTTCCCTTAGTCCCAACTCGGATTCAAACAATTTCCTCCGCCAAAATGCCAATAACGCGAAGCTCCTTCAAGCGAGAAACCCCTTCTGAGACAAACCCAG GTTCTGAAGGCTCAGGTGGAAGCTCCGTTCCTGAACTTCGTGTTTTCGTCCGGAGAAAGAGAGTGAAAAAGACTGTTGAAGTTATAGCCAAAGAGGTCAAGGAAGAATCTTCTGCCCAGAAA TTTGTTAAACTGCCTGATATAGAGGATTTTTCCTATTTGAAGGACCATATGTATTCCCAGTCAA CACCTGCCAAAACTGTGCATTTGACTGGAGAAAAATCTTTATCCCAGTTGACACGAAAAG AAATCAAAAGCATCAGTCTATCTGATTCAGTGCGACCACCTCCGAACTGGGAAAAAGTTCTTGAAGGAATCcgcaagatgagatcctctgagGATGCACCTGTAGACTCCATGGGTTGTGAGAAAGCTGGGAGTTCTCTTCCTGCCAAG GAAAGAAGATTTGCGGTCCTAGTATCATCACTCTTGTCAAGCCAGACCAAAGATCAAGTTAATCATG GAGCTATCCAGCGTCTCCTGCAAAATGGCTTGCTTGCTCCAGACGCCATTGACACAAAAAATGAAGACACCATCAAGAGCTTGATATATCCG GTGGGGTTTTACACGAGAAAGGCTAGCAACCTGAAAAAGATAGCAAAAATTTGTCTTTCAAAGTATGACGGGGACATTCCTAGTTCTCTGGAGGAATTGCTTCTACTCCCAGGAATTGGTCCCAAGATGGCTCATCTA GTTATGAATGTTGCATGGAACAACGTTCAAGGGATATGTGTAGATACTCATGTGCATCGTATTTGTAATCGACTTGGATGGGTATCACGTCCCGGAACAAAGCAG GAATGTTGTTTAATTTCTTACTTGTTTGCCCTTCGTTAG
- the LOC104085977 gene encoding endonuclease III homolog 1, chloroplastic isoform X1 has translation MSFCLVRNTALLPLVPTRIQTISSAKMPITRSSFKRETPSETNPGSEGSGGSSVPELRVFVRRKRVKKTVEVIAKEVKEESSAQKFVKLPDIEDFSYLKDHMYSQSTPAKTVHLTGEKSLSQLTRKEIKSISLSDSVRPPPNWEKVLEGIRKMRSSEDAPVDSMGCEKAGSSLPAKERRFAVLVSSLLSSQTKDQVNHGAIQRLLQNGLLAPDAIDTKNEDTIKSLIYPVGFYTRKASNLKKIAKICLSKYDGDIPSSLEELLLLPGIGPKMAHLVMNVAWNNVQGICVDTHVHRICNRLGWVSRPGTKQKTRTPEETRESLQLWLPKEEWVPINPLLVGFGQTICTPLRPRCAICAVSDLCPSAFKEVSSPSSTPKK, from the exons ATGTCTTTCTGTCTTGTGAGAAACACTGCACTTCTTCCCTTAGTCCCAACTCGGATTCAAACAATTTCCTCCGCCAAAATGCCAATAACGCGAAGCTCCTTCAAGCGAGAAACCCCTTCTGAGACAAACCCAG GTTCTGAAGGCTCAGGTGGAAGCTCCGTTCCTGAACTTCGTGTTTTCGTCCGGAGAAAGAGAGTGAAAAAGACTGTTGAAGTTATAGCCAAAGAGGTCAAGGAAGAATCTTCTGCCCAGAAA TTTGTTAAACTGCCTGATATAGAGGATTTTTCCTATTTGAAGGACCATATGTATTCCCAGTCAA CACCTGCCAAAACTGTGCATTTGACTGGAGAAAAATCTTTATCCCAGTTGACACGAAAAG AAATCAAAAGCATCAGTCTATCTGATTCAGTGCGACCACCTCCGAACTGGGAAAAAGTTCTTGAAGGAATCcgcaagatgagatcctctgagGATGCACCTGTAGACTCCATGGGTTGTGAGAAAGCTGGGAGTTCTCTTCCTGCCAAG GAAAGAAGATTTGCGGTCCTAGTATCATCACTCTTGTCAAGCCAGACCAAAGATCAAGTTAATCATG GAGCTATCCAGCGTCTCCTGCAAAATGGCTTGCTTGCTCCAGACGCCATTGACACAAAAAATGAAGACACCATCAAGAGCTTGATATATCCG GTGGGGTTTTACACGAGAAAGGCTAGCAACCTGAAAAAGATAGCAAAAATTTGTCTTTCAAAGTATGACGGGGACATTCCTAGTTCTCTGGAGGAATTGCTTCTACTCCCAGGAATTGGTCCCAAGATGGCTCATCTA GTTATGAATGTTGCATGGAACAACGTTCAAGGGATATGTGTAGATACTCATGTGCATCGTATTTGTAATCGACTTGGATGGGTATCACGTCCCGGAACAAAGCAG AAAACTAGAACCCCTGAGGAGACTAGGGAGTCCCTGCAGCTTTGGCTTCCGAAGGAAGAATGGGTGCCAATCAATCCTCTCTTG GTAGGTTTTGGACAGACCATATGTACTCCTTTAAGACCACGTTGTGCAATCTGTGCGGTAAGTGATCTCTGCCCATCCGCATTCAAAGAGGTGTCAAGCCCATCTTCCACTCCCAAAAAGTGA